One window of the Clostridium sp. MB40-C1 genome contains the following:
- a CDS encoding LytTR family DNA-binding domain-containing protein — protein sequence MLKIAVCDDENNQRQEIVHMIDKALNLNNEQHKITEFSNGEQLMLSTWNFDIYFLDIKMDKLTGIEVAKKIRLVNERAIIIFITGLKDYVFDAFDVRAFHYILKPIDEKKLKKVLYSALEQFEKKEKFIIAKTISKSTKIFIKDIMYIEAARRKIRVHTIYDVIEYYYKISDIEQELYEYNFFRCHKSYIVNLKYVSSYDNTFITLTNSEKIYVSKYKLADFSKKFMYYLKDEGQ from the coding sequence ATGCTTAAAATAGCTGTTTGTGATGATGAAAACAATCAAAGACAAGAAATAGTACATATGATAGACAAAGCTTTAAATTTAAATAATGAGCAACATAAAATAACTGAGTTTAGCAATGGTGAACAATTAATGTTATCCACATGGAATTTTGATATATATTTTTTAGATATAAAAATGGATAAACTCACAGGTATAGAAGTAGCAAAAAAAATCAGATTGGTAAATGAAAGAGCAATTATTATATTTATAACAGGACTTAAAGACTATGTATTTGATGCATTTGATGTAAGGGCTTTTCATTATATTTTAAAGCCTATTGATGAAAAAAAACTTAAAAAAGTTTTATATTCAGCTTTGGAACAGTTTGAAAAGAAGGAGAAATTTATTATTGCTAAAACAATTAGTAAGTCAACTAAGATTTTTATTAAAGATATAATGTACATAGAAGCTGCGAGAAGAAAAATAAGAGTACATACTATCTATGATGTTATTGAATATTACTATAAGATATCTGATATTGAGCAAGAACTTTATGAATATAATTTTTTTAGATGTCATAAAAGCTATATTGTAAATTTGAAGTATGTCTCCAGTTATGATAATACATTTATAACTTTGACAAACTCAGAAAAAATATATGTTTCGAAATATAAGTTAGCTGATTTTTCAAAGAAATTTATGTATTATTTAAAAGATGAGGGACAATAA